Proteins found in one Neomonachus schauinslandi chromosome 1, ASM220157v2, whole genome shotgun sequence genomic segment:
- the WDR6 gene encoding WD repeat-containing protein 6 isoform X1, translating to MDAHEDYVWPRATSELILLPVTGLECVGDRLLAGEGPDVLVYSLDFGGHLRMMKRVQNLLGHYLIHGFRVRPEPNGDLDSEAMVAVFGSKGLRIVKVSWGQGRFRELWRSGLWNMTDWIWDARWLEGNVALALGHNSVVLYDPVVGCMLQEVPCTDRCTLSSACLIGDTWKELTIVAGAVSNQLLVWYPAAALIDNKPVAPDRRVSGHVGVIFSMSYLESKGLLATASEDRSVRIWKVGDLRVPGGRVQNIGHCFGHSARVWQVKLLENYLISAGEDCVCLVWSHEGEILQAFRGHQGRGIRAIAAHERQAWVVTGGDDSGIRLWHLVGRGYPGSGVSALCFKSRSRPGTLKAVTLAGSWRLLAVTDTGALYLYDLEVKCWEQLLEDKRFQSYCLLEAAPGPEGFGLCAMANGEGRVKVVPINTPTAAVDLILFRGKVHSLSWALRGYEELLLLASGPGGVVACLEISAAPSGKAIFVKERCRYLLPPSKQRWHTCSAFLPPGDFLVCGDRRGSVLLFPSRPALLKDLGVGGKAGAIAGALGAGSCSEGAETASTEWGPVSALPSLHGKQGVTSVTCHGGYVYTTGRDGAYYQLFVRGGQLQPVLRQKSCRGMNWVAGLRMVADGSMVILGFHANEFVVWSPRSHEKLHIVNCGGGHRSWAFSDTEAAMAFAYLKDGDVMLYRALGGCTRPHVILRESLHGREITCVKRVGTITLGPEFEVPSFMQPDHVEPGSEGPGLTDIVITCSEDTTVCVLALPTVTGSAHALTAVCNHISSVRALAVWGIGTPGGPQDPRPGLTAHVVSAGGRAEMHCFSIMVTPDPSTPSRLACHVMHLSSHRLDEYWDRQRNRHRMVKVDPETRYMSLAVCELDRPGLGPLVAAACSDGAVRLFLLQDSGRRLQLLAETFHHKRCVLKVHSFTHEAPNQRRRLFLCSAATDGSLAFWDLTTVLDHGSAALEPPADAGLPYRLGAPCLTLQAHSCGVNSLHTLPTREGHLVASGSEDGSLHVFVLAVEAPELEEAMGGAELVPQLRVLEEYSVPCAHAAHVTGLKILSPSLMVSASIDQRLTFWRLGHGEPTFMNSTVYHVPDVADMDCWPVSPEFGHRCALGGQGLEVYNWYD from the exons ATGGACGCTCACGAGGACTACGTTTGGCCGCGGGCAACCTCGGAGCTCATACTCCTCCCGGTCACGGGTCTGGAGTGCGTGGGGGATCGGCTGTTGGCGG GTGAGGGGCCAGATGTCCTGGTGTACAGCCTCGATTTTGGTGGCCATCTGCGGATGATGAAGCGCGTGCAGAACCTGCTTGGCCACTATCTTATCCACGGATTCCGGGTGCGACCAGAACCAAATGGAGACCTTGACTCGGAGGCTATGGTGGCTGTGTTTGGGAGCAAGGGACTCCGAATTGTGAAAGTTAGCTGGGGACAGGGCCGCTTCCGGGAGCTCTGGCGCTCTGGCCTGTGGAACATGACTGACTGGATCTGGGATGCACGTTGGCTTGAGGGCAACGTGGCCTTGGCCCTGGGCCATAACTCGGTAGTGCTGTACGACCCTGTGGTAGGGTGCATGCTGCAGGAGGTGCCCTGCACAGACAGGTGCACCCTCTCCTCAGCCTGTCTGATCGGAGATACCTGGAAGGAGCTGACCATAGTGGCAGGTGCAGTTTCCAATCAGCTCCTTGTCTGGTACCCCGCAGCCGCTTTAATAGACAATAAGCCGGTGGCCCCTGACCGACGTGTCAGTGGGCACGTGGGGGTCATCTTCAGCATGTCGTACCTGGAAAGCAAGGGCTTGTTGGCCACAGCTTCAGAAGACCGAAGTGTCCGCATCTGGAAGGTGGGTGACCTGCGGGTGCCTGGGGGTCGGGTGCAGAATATTGGGCACTGCTTTGGGCACAGCGCCCGTGTGTGGCAGGTCAAGCTCCTAGAGAATTACCTTATCAGTGCAGGAGAGGACTGTGTCTGCTTGGTATGGAGCCATGAAGGTGAGATCCTTCAGGCCTTTCGGGGCCACCAGGGCCGTGGGATCCGGGCTATAGCTGCCCATGAGAGGCAGGCCTGGGTGGTCACTGGGGGTGATGACTCGGGCATCCGGCTGTGGCACCTGGTAGGGCGTGGGTACCCGGGTTCAGGGGTCTCAGCTCTCTGCTTCAAGTCCCGCAGCAGGCCAGGTACCCTCAAGGCTGTGACGCTGGCTGGCTCCTGGCGACTACTGGCAGTGACTGATACAGGGGCCCTGTATCTCTACGACCTTGAGGTCAAGTGCTGGGAGCAGCTGCTGGAGGACAAGCGCTTCCAGTCCTACTGCCTCCTGGAGGCAGCCCCTGGTCCTGAGGGTTTCGGACTTTGTGCCATGGCCAATGGGGAGGGTCGTGTCAAGGTTGTCCCCATCAACACTCCAACTGCAGCCGTGGACTTGATCCTGTTCCGTGGGAAAGTGCATAGCCTGAGCTGGGCCCTGCGTGGCTACGAGGAACTCCTGTTGCTGGCATCGGGCCCTGGCGGTGTGGTGGCTTGCCTGGAAATCTCAGCTGCGCCCTCTGGTAAGGCCATCTTTGTAAAGGAACGTTGCCGCTACCTGCTGCCGCCCAGCAAGCAGAGATGGCACACGTGCAGTGCCTTCTTACCCCCTGGTGACTTCCTGGTGTGTGGGGACCGCCGGGGCTCTGTGTTGCTGTTTCCCTCCAGACCAGCTCTGCTCAAGGACCTTGGGGTTGGGGGCAAGGCCGGGGCTATCGCTGGAGCTCTTGGAGCAGGTAGTTGTAGTGAGGGGGCTGAGACTGCTTCTACCGAGTGGGGCCCTGTGTCCGCCCTCCCCTCTCTGCATGGGAAGCAGGGTGTGACGTCCGTCACCTGCCACGGTGGCTACGTGTATACCACAGGGCGCGATGGCGCCTACTATCAGCTCTTTGTGCGAGGCGGCCAACTGCAGCCGGTCCTCAGGCAGAAGTCCTGTCGAGGCATGAACTGGGTGGCTGGGCTCCGCATGGTGGCTGATGGGAGTATGGTCATCCTGGGTTTCCATGCCAACGAGTTTGTGGTGTGGAGTCCCCGGTCACATGAAAAGCTGCACATCGTCAACTGCGGTGGAGGGCACCGCTCCTGGGCCTTCTCCGATACCGAGGCGGCTATGGCCTTCGCCTACCTCAAGGACGGGGACGTCATGCTCTACCGAGCTCTGGGTGGCTGCACCCGGCCGCATGTGATTCTCCGCGAGAGCCTGCATGGCCGTGAGATCACTTGTGTGAAGCGTGTGGGCACCATCACTCTGGGGCCTGAATTTGAGGTGCCCAGCTTCATGCAGCCCGACCACGTGGAGCCCGGCAGCGAGGGGCCAGGCCTGACCGACATCGTGATCACCTGCAGTGAGGACACTACCGTCTGTGTCCTGGCGCTCCCCACCGTCACCGGCTCGGCCCACGCACTTACAGCAGTGTGTAATCATATCTCCTCCGTGCGCGCCCTGGCCGTGTGGGGCATCGGTACCCCAGGTGGCCCTCAGGATCCTCGGCCAGGCCTGACCGCTCATGTGGTGTCTGCGGGGGGCCGGGCCGAGATGCACTGCTTCAGCATCATGGTCACCCCGGACCCCAGCACCCCAAGCCGCCTCGCTTGCCATGTCATGCACCTTTCGTCCCACCGGCTAGATGAGTACTGGGACCGGCAGCGCAATCGGCACCGGATGGTCAAGGTGGACCCAGAGACCAG GTACATGTCCCTGGCTGTGTGTGAGCTCGACCGGCCTGGCCTCGGCCCCCTAGTGGCTGCAGCCTGCAGTGACGGAGCAGTGCG tctcttCCTTTTGCAGGACTCGGGGCGGCGGCTGCAGCTCCTGGCTGAAACCTTTCACCACAAGCGGTgtgtcctcaaggtccattccTTTACCCATGAGGCACCCAACCAGCGGCG GAGGCTGTTCTTGTGCAGCGCGGCCACTGATGGCAGCTTGGCCTTCTGGGATCTCACTACCGTGCTGGACCACGGCTCCGCTGCCCTGGAGCCTCCAGCAGACGCTGGGCTTCCCTACC GGCTGGGCGCCCCCTGCCTGACCCTCCAGGCTCACAGCTGTGGTGTCAACAGCCTGCATACCTTGCCCACACGTGAGGGCCATCTCGTGGCCAGTGGCAGTGAGGATGGCTCCCTCCATGTCTTTGTGCTGGCCGTGGAGGCACCGGAGCTGGAAGAGGCCATGGGGGGTGCTGAGCTGGTGCCCCAGTTGCGTGTGCTAGAGGAGTACTCGGTCCCCTGTGCGCATGCTGCCCATGTGACAGGTCTCAAGATTCTAAGCCCAAGCCTCATGGTCTCAGCCTCCATCGACCAACGGCTGACCTTCTGGCGTCTGGGGCATGGTGAGCCCACCTTCATGAACAGTACCGTGTACCATGTCCCAGACGTGGCTGACATGGACTGCTGGCCTGTAAGCCCTGAGTTTGGCCACCGCTGTGCTCTTGGGGGCCAGGGGCTTGAGGTTTACAACTGGTATGATTAA
- the WDR6 gene encoding WD repeat-containing protein 6 isoform X2: MDAHEDYVWPRATSELILLPVTGLECVGDRLLAGEGPDVLVYSLDFGGHLRMMKRVQNLLGHYLIHGFRVRPEPNGDLDSEAMVAVFGSKGLRIVKVSWGQGRFRELWRSGLWNMTDWIWDARWLEGNVALALGHNSVVLYDPVVGCMLQEVPCTDRCTLSSACLIGDTWKELTIVAGAVSNQLLVWYPAAALIDNKPVAPDRRVSGHVGVIFSMSYLESKGLLATASEDRSVRIWKVGDLRVPGGRVQNIGHCFGHSARVWQVKLLENYLISAGEDCVCLVWSHEGEILQAFRGHQGRGIRAIAAHERQAWVVTGGDDSGIRLWHLVGRGYPGSGVSALCFKSRSRPGTLKAVTLAGSWRLLAVTDTGALYLYDLEVKCWEQLLEDKRFQSYCLLEAAPGPEGFGLCAMANGEGRVKVVPINTPTAAVDLILFRGKVHSLSWALRGYEELLLLASGPGGVVACLEISAAPSGKAIFVKERCRYLLPPSKQRWHTCSAFLPPGDFLVCGDRRGSVLLFPSRPALLKDLGVGGKAGAIAGALGAGSCSEGAETASTEWGPVSALPSLHGKQGVTSVTCHGGYVYTTGRDGAYYQLFVRGGQLQPVLRQKSCRGMNWVAGLRMVADGSMVILGFHANEFVVWSPRSHEKLHIVNCGGGHRSWAFSDTEAAMAFAYLKDGDVMLYRALGGCTRPHVILRESLHGREITCVKRVGTITLGPEFEVPSFMQPDHVEPGSEGPGLTDIVITCSEDTTVCVLALPTVTGSAHALTAVCNHISSVRALAVWGIGTPGGPQDPRPGLTAHVVSAGGRAEMHCFSIMVTPDPSTPSRLACHVMHLSSHRLDEYWDRQRNRHRMVKVDPETRYMSLAVCELDRPGLGPLVAAACSDGAVRTRGGGCSSWLKPFTTSGVSSRSIPLPMRHPTSGGGCSCAARPLMAAWPSGISLPCWTTAPLPWSLQQTLGFPTGWAPPA, encoded by the exons ATGGACGCTCACGAGGACTACGTTTGGCCGCGGGCAACCTCGGAGCTCATACTCCTCCCGGTCACGGGTCTGGAGTGCGTGGGGGATCGGCTGTTGGCGG GTGAGGGGCCAGATGTCCTGGTGTACAGCCTCGATTTTGGTGGCCATCTGCGGATGATGAAGCGCGTGCAGAACCTGCTTGGCCACTATCTTATCCACGGATTCCGGGTGCGACCAGAACCAAATGGAGACCTTGACTCGGAGGCTATGGTGGCTGTGTTTGGGAGCAAGGGACTCCGAATTGTGAAAGTTAGCTGGGGACAGGGCCGCTTCCGGGAGCTCTGGCGCTCTGGCCTGTGGAACATGACTGACTGGATCTGGGATGCACGTTGGCTTGAGGGCAACGTGGCCTTGGCCCTGGGCCATAACTCGGTAGTGCTGTACGACCCTGTGGTAGGGTGCATGCTGCAGGAGGTGCCCTGCACAGACAGGTGCACCCTCTCCTCAGCCTGTCTGATCGGAGATACCTGGAAGGAGCTGACCATAGTGGCAGGTGCAGTTTCCAATCAGCTCCTTGTCTGGTACCCCGCAGCCGCTTTAATAGACAATAAGCCGGTGGCCCCTGACCGACGTGTCAGTGGGCACGTGGGGGTCATCTTCAGCATGTCGTACCTGGAAAGCAAGGGCTTGTTGGCCACAGCTTCAGAAGACCGAAGTGTCCGCATCTGGAAGGTGGGTGACCTGCGGGTGCCTGGGGGTCGGGTGCAGAATATTGGGCACTGCTTTGGGCACAGCGCCCGTGTGTGGCAGGTCAAGCTCCTAGAGAATTACCTTATCAGTGCAGGAGAGGACTGTGTCTGCTTGGTATGGAGCCATGAAGGTGAGATCCTTCAGGCCTTTCGGGGCCACCAGGGCCGTGGGATCCGGGCTATAGCTGCCCATGAGAGGCAGGCCTGGGTGGTCACTGGGGGTGATGACTCGGGCATCCGGCTGTGGCACCTGGTAGGGCGTGGGTACCCGGGTTCAGGGGTCTCAGCTCTCTGCTTCAAGTCCCGCAGCAGGCCAGGTACCCTCAAGGCTGTGACGCTGGCTGGCTCCTGGCGACTACTGGCAGTGACTGATACAGGGGCCCTGTATCTCTACGACCTTGAGGTCAAGTGCTGGGAGCAGCTGCTGGAGGACAAGCGCTTCCAGTCCTACTGCCTCCTGGAGGCAGCCCCTGGTCCTGAGGGTTTCGGACTTTGTGCCATGGCCAATGGGGAGGGTCGTGTCAAGGTTGTCCCCATCAACACTCCAACTGCAGCCGTGGACTTGATCCTGTTCCGTGGGAAAGTGCATAGCCTGAGCTGGGCCCTGCGTGGCTACGAGGAACTCCTGTTGCTGGCATCGGGCCCTGGCGGTGTGGTGGCTTGCCTGGAAATCTCAGCTGCGCCCTCTGGTAAGGCCATCTTTGTAAAGGAACGTTGCCGCTACCTGCTGCCGCCCAGCAAGCAGAGATGGCACACGTGCAGTGCCTTCTTACCCCCTGGTGACTTCCTGGTGTGTGGGGACCGCCGGGGCTCTGTGTTGCTGTTTCCCTCCAGACCAGCTCTGCTCAAGGACCTTGGGGTTGGGGGCAAGGCCGGGGCTATCGCTGGAGCTCTTGGAGCAGGTAGTTGTAGTGAGGGGGCTGAGACTGCTTCTACCGAGTGGGGCCCTGTGTCCGCCCTCCCCTCTCTGCATGGGAAGCAGGGTGTGACGTCCGTCACCTGCCACGGTGGCTACGTGTATACCACAGGGCGCGATGGCGCCTACTATCAGCTCTTTGTGCGAGGCGGCCAACTGCAGCCGGTCCTCAGGCAGAAGTCCTGTCGAGGCATGAACTGGGTGGCTGGGCTCCGCATGGTGGCTGATGGGAGTATGGTCATCCTGGGTTTCCATGCCAACGAGTTTGTGGTGTGGAGTCCCCGGTCACATGAAAAGCTGCACATCGTCAACTGCGGTGGAGGGCACCGCTCCTGGGCCTTCTCCGATACCGAGGCGGCTATGGCCTTCGCCTACCTCAAGGACGGGGACGTCATGCTCTACCGAGCTCTGGGTGGCTGCACCCGGCCGCATGTGATTCTCCGCGAGAGCCTGCATGGCCGTGAGATCACTTGTGTGAAGCGTGTGGGCACCATCACTCTGGGGCCTGAATTTGAGGTGCCCAGCTTCATGCAGCCCGACCACGTGGAGCCCGGCAGCGAGGGGCCAGGCCTGACCGACATCGTGATCACCTGCAGTGAGGACACTACCGTCTGTGTCCTGGCGCTCCCCACCGTCACCGGCTCGGCCCACGCACTTACAGCAGTGTGTAATCATATCTCCTCCGTGCGCGCCCTGGCCGTGTGGGGCATCGGTACCCCAGGTGGCCCTCAGGATCCTCGGCCAGGCCTGACCGCTCATGTGGTGTCTGCGGGGGGCCGGGCCGAGATGCACTGCTTCAGCATCATGGTCACCCCGGACCCCAGCACCCCAAGCCGCCTCGCTTGCCATGTCATGCACCTTTCGTCCCACCGGCTAGATGAGTACTGGGACCGGCAGCGCAATCGGCACCGGATGGTCAAGGTGGACCCAGAGACCAG GTACATGTCCCTGGCTGTGTGTGAGCTCGACCGGCCTGGCCTCGGCCCCCTAGTGGCTGCAGCCTGCAGTGACGGAGCAGTGCG GACTCGGGGCGGCGGCTGCAGCTCCTGGCTGAAACCTTTCACCACAAGCGGTgtgtcctcaaggtccattccTTTACCCATGAGGCACCCAACCAGCGGCG GAGGCTGTTCTTGTGCAGCGCGGCCACTGATGGCAGCTTGGCCTTCTGGGATCTCACTACCGTGCTGGACCACGGCTCCGCTGCCCTGGAGCCTCCAGCAGACGCTGGGCTTCCCTACC GGCTGGGCGCCCCCTGCCTGA
- the P4HTM gene encoding transmembrane prolyl 4-hydroxylase, with product MAAAVAAAAPRPEAASPQWAPPGHERARAAAGLGDCEDAPVRPLCKPRGICSRAYFLVLMVFVHLYLGNVLALLLFVHYSNGDESSDPGPQRRAQGPGPAPTLGPLTRLEGIKVGHERKVQLVADRDHFIRTLSLKPLLFEIPGFLSDEECRLIIHLAQMKGLQRSQILPTEEYEEAMGTMQVSQLDLFRLLDQNRDGRLQLREVLAQTRLGNGRWMTPENIQEMYSAIKADPDGDGVLSLQEFSDMDLRDFHKYMRSHKAASSELVRNSHHTWLYQGEGAHHVMRAIRQRVLRLTRLSPEIVELSEPLQVVRYGEGGHYHAHVDSGPVYPETICSHTKLVANESVPFETSCRYMTVLFYLNNVTGGGETVFPVADNRTYDEMSLIQDDVDLRDTRRHCDKGNLRVKPQQGTAVFWYNYLPDGQGWVGDVDDYSLHGGCLVTSGTKWIANNWINVDPSRARQALFQQEMARLAREGGTDSQPEWALDRAYRDARVEL from the exons atggcggcggcggtggcggcggcggccccGAGGCCGGAGGCCGCGAGTCCGCAGTGGGCGCCGCCTGGACACGAGCGGGCCCGCGCTGCGGCCGGGCTGGGCGACTGCGAGGACGCACCGGTCCGGCCGCTGTGCAAGCCCCGCGGCATCTGCTCGCGCGCCTACTTCCTGGTGCTGATGGTGTTCGTGCACCTGTACCTGGGCAACGTGCTGGCGCTGCTGCTCTTCGTGCACTACAGCAACGGCGACGAGAGCAGCGACCCCGGGCCCCAACGCCGCGCCCAGGGCCCCGGGCCCGCGCCGACCCTGGGTCCCCTCACCCGGCTCGAGGGCATCAAG GTGGGGCACGAGCGGAAGGTCCAGCTGGTCGCCGACAGGGATCACTTCATCCGAACCCTCAGCCTCAAGCCGCTGCTCTTTG AAATCCCTGGCTTCCTGAGTGATGAGGAGTGTCGGCTCATCATCCACCTGGCCCAGATGAAGGGGTTACAGCGCAGCCAGATTCTGCCCACTGAAGAATACGAGGAGGCAATGGGCACAATGCAGGTCAGCCAGCTGGACCTCTTCCGGCTGCTGGACCAGAACCGTGATGGTCGCCTGCAGCTCCGTGAG GTCCTGGCCCAGACTCGCTTGGGAAATGGACGGTGGATGACTCCAGAGAACATTCAGGAGATGTACTCTGCGATCAAGGCTGACCCTGATGGTGATG GAGTGCTGAGCCTGCAGGAGTTCTCCGACATGGACCTTCGGGACTTCCACAAGTACATGAGGAGCCACAAGGCGGCATCCAGCGAGCTGGTGCGGAACAGCCACCACACGTGGCTCTACCAGGGTGAAGGTGCCCACCACGTCATGCGTGCCATCCGCCAGAG GGTGCTACGCCTCACCCGCCTGTCACCTGAAATCGTGGAGCTCAGCGAGCCACTGCAGGTTGTGCGGTATGGAGAGGGAGGCCACTACCATGCCCATGTGGACAGCGGGCCTGTGTACCCAGAGACCATCTGCTCCCATACCAAGCTGGTAGCCAATGAGTCTGTACCCTTCGAGACCTCCTGCCG CTACATGACAGTGCTGTTTTATTTGAACAACGTCACCGGTGGGGGCGAGACTGTCTTCCCTGTAGCAGACAACAGAACCTACGATGAAATG AGTCTGATTCAGGATGATGTTGATCTCCGTGATACTCGGAGGCACTGTGACAAGGGGAACCTGCGTGTCAAGCCCCAGCAGGGCACAGCAGTCTTCTGGTACAACTACCTGCCTGATGGACAAG GTTGGGTGGGCGACGTGGACGACTACTCGCTGCACGGGGGCTGCCTGGTCACAAGCGGTACTAAGTGGATCGCCAACAACTGGATCAATGTGGACCCCAGCCGGGCGCGGCAGGCGCTATTCCAGCAGGAGATGGCGCGCCTGGCCCGCGAAGGTGGCACCGACTCCCAGCCAGAGTGGGCCCTGGACCGGGCCTACCGCGACGCGCGTGTGGAGCTCTGA